The following coding sequences lie in one Mucilaginibacter sp. KACC 22773 genomic window:
- the ychF gene encoding redox-regulated ATPase YchF has product MGLQCGIVGLPNVGKSTLFNCLSNAKAQAANFPFCTIEPNVGVITVPDERLTKLTEIVQPKNIVPNVIEIVDIAGLVKGASKGEGLGNQFLANIRATNAIIHVLRCFDNDNVIHVDGSVDPIRDKEIIDTELQLKDLDSIEKKIQKVEKMAKTGGDKEAKKTFDVLTVYKNHLLQGKSARTAPVAEEDKEYIADIWLLTAKPVMYVCNVDEGSVSTGNAYVEQVKAAVAEEKAEVLIISAQIEAEIAELESYEERQMFLNDLGLTESGVNKLIKAAYRLLNLATYFTAGVQEVRAWTITQGFTAPQAAGVIHTDFEKGFIRAEVIKYDDFVRFNGVEATIKENGKLGIEGKTYIVQDGDIMHFRFNV; this is encoded by the coding sequence ATGGGTTTACAATGTGGGATAGTAGGTTTGCCAAATGTGGGGAAATCAACACTTTTTAATTGCTTATCAAATGCCAAGGCGCAGGCGGCTAACTTTCCGTTTTGCACCATCGAGCCAAACGTGGGCGTAATTACGGTGCCGGATGAGCGCTTAACAAAGCTTACCGAAATAGTTCAGCCCAAAAACATAGTGCCAAACGTTATCGAGATTGTAGATATTGCCGGCCTGGTAAAAGGTGCCAGCAAAGGCGAGGGCTTGGGTAACCAGTTTTTGGCCAACATTCGTGCTACTAATGCTATTATCCACGTATTGCGCTGCTTTGATAACGATAACGTGATCCATGTTGACGGCTCGGTTGACCCAATACGCGATAAAGAGATTATCGATACCGAATTGCAGCTAAAGGATTTAGACTCAATAGAGAAAAAGATTCAGAAAGTTGAAAAAATGGCCAAAACAGGTGGCGACAAAGAGGCTAAAAAAACCTTTGATGTTTTAACCGTTTATAAAAACCATTTGCTTCAAGGCAAGTCGGCCCGTACAGCACCGGTTGCCGAAGAAGACAAAGAATATATTGCCGACATATGGCTTCTTACCGCCAAACCGGTAATGTACGTTTGTAATGTTGACGAGGGATCTGTAAGTACAGGTAATGCTTACGTTGAACAGGTGAAAGCCGCCGTAGCTGAAGAGAAAGCCGAAGTGCTGATCATATCGGCACAGATTGAAGCAGAAATTGCTGAATTGGAATCATACGAAGAGCGCCAGATGTTTTTAAACGATTTAGGGCTGACAGAATCGGGCGTTAACAAACTGATAAAAGCTGCTTACCGTTTGCTAAACCTGGCCACCTACTTTACAGCCGGTGTACAGGAAGTTCGTGCCTGGACAATTACCCAGGGCTTTACAGCACCGCAGGCAGCCGGCGTTATCCATACCGATTTTGAAAAAGGCTTTATCCGCGCCGAAGTTATTAAATACGACGACTTTGTGAGATTTAACGGTGTTGAAGCTACGATAAAAGAGAACGGTAAATTGGGCATCGAGGGTAAAACCTACATTGTGCAGGATGGCGATATTATGCACTTCAGGTTTAATGTTTAA
- the mgtE gene encoding magnesium transporter, translated as MEEMVEQIELLLEQEDNTQLQEYLNSLNISDVEELIDELPEHGPLFIEILSLNRAVNVFRILDFPTQERIIKKLSGPRVAELVNELPPDDRTALFAELHGDAVKKLILHLSPENRKEALSLLGYEEDSVGRLMTPDYIAVKKNWDVTRVLSHIRRYGKNSETIDVIYVIDENGILLDDIRIREILLVKPETKVSDLMDGRLIALSASDPQEEAINIFRMNNRTALPVVDKENILLGIVTVDDILWIANEEYTEDIQKIGGTEALDEPYLDINLFRLVKKRVGWLIILFLGEMLTATAMGYFEGSIEKAVVLALFIPLIISSGGNGGSQASTLIIQAMALGEVTVADWWLVMRREIMSGLMLGATLGVIGFARIYIWHLFSPVYGPHWILVGFTVGSALVGVVLWGSLAGSMLPLILKKCGADPATSSAPFVATLVDVTGLIIYFTVAIIFMKGTML; from the coding sequence ATGGAAGAGATGGTTGAGCAAATAGAATTGTTACTGGAACAGGAAGACAATACCCAATTACAGGAATATTTGAACAGCCTTAATATATCGGATGTTGAAGAACTGATTGATGAACTTCCTGAACACGGCCCTTTATTTATCGAAATACTTTCGCTTAACCGCGCCGTTAATGTATTCCGTATCCTGGATTTCCCTACGCAGGAGCGCATCATTAAAAAGCTATCGGGCCCAAGGGTTGCCGAATTGGTTAACGAACTCCCCCCGGATGACCGTACCGCCCTTTTTGCCGAATTGCATGGCGACGCTGTTAAAAAACTGATCCTTCATTTATCACCAGAAAACCGTAAAGAGGCATTGTCGCTTTTAGGTTACGAAGAAGATAGCGTTGGGCGTTTGATGACACCCGATTATATCGCCGTTAAAAAAAACTGGGATGTTACAAGGGTGTTGTCGCACATCCGCCGGTACGGTAAAAACTCCGAAACCATCGATGTAATTTATGTTATTGACGAAAATGGAATTTTACTGGATGATATCCGTATCCGCGAAATACTATTGGTAAAACCCGAAACCAAGGTATCTGACCTGATGGACGGCCGCCTGATAGCCCTAAGCGCCAGCGACCCGCAAGAAGAAGCTATCAATATTTTTAGAATGAATAACCGCACAGCTTTGCCGGTTGTTGATAAAGAGAATATTTTGTTGGGCATAGTAACTGTAGATGATATTTTATGGATAGCTAATGAAGAATACACAGAAGATATTCAAAAAATAGGTGGTACCGAAGCTCTTGATGAGCCGTACCTTGATATCAACTTATTCCGGCTGGTAAAAAAACGCGTTGGCTGGCTTATCATCCTGTTTCTTGGCGAAATGCTTACCGCTACAGCTATGGGCTATTTTGAGGGCTCGATTGAAAAAGCGGTGGTACTGGCCCTGTTTATTCCCCTCATCATATCAAGCGGTGGGAACGGCGGCTCGCAGGCATCAACGCTTATTATACAGGCCATGGCCCTGGGCGAAGTTACCGTTGCCGACTGGTGGTTGGTGATGCGCCGCGAAATCATGTCGGGCCTGATGCTGGGCGCAACCTTAGGCGTTATTGGTTTTGCCCGAATCTACATCTGGCACCTGTTTTCGCCTGTCTATGGCCCTCATTGGATCCTGGTAGGTTTTACCGTTGGCAGCGCCCTTGTAGGGGTAGTTTTATGGGGATCATTAGCTGGCTCAATGCTGCCACTAATACTCAAAAAATGCGGCGCCGACCCTGCAACCTCTTCTGCCCCGTTTGTGGCCACATTGGTAGATGTTACCGGCCTGATCATCTATTTTACAGTTGCCATAATTTTCATGAAGGGGACAATGCTGTAG
- a CDS encoding DUF5362 family protein, with amino-acid sequence METDESYITPPGSTEIILTAEAQSYLLSAGKWATFLGILGFIFCGLFALLALSIGTIFSKMAETMPYNPGLKMMAGFGGDVTIFYLLIDLLYFFFALYIYQFAVKIKAGVNFKDTAHITAGLGKLKSFFKLWGIVTIVFICVYVLAIVCFVVFAATMAKDMSAGM; translated from the coding sequence ATGGAAACTGACGAAAGCTACATCACCCCTCCTGGTTCAACCGAAATCATTCTGACAGCCGAAGCGCAAAGCTATTTACTATCGGCAGGTAAATGGGCTACCTTTTTAGGTATCCTGGGCTTTATTTTTTGTGGCTTATTTGCTTTATTAGCCTTATCAATAGGTACCATTTTTTCAAAAATGGCCGAAACGATGCCATACAATCCCGGCCTGAAAATGATGGCAGGTTTTGGCGGCGACGTTACTATTTTTTACCTGTTAATTGATCTGCTATACTTTTTCTTCGCGCTTTATATTTACCAGTTTGCGGTGAAAATAAAGGCAGGGGTAAACTTTAAGGATACAGCCCACATAACAGCCGGGCTGGGCAAGCTAAAATCGTTTTTTAAGCTATGGGGAATTGTAACCATAGTTTTCATTTGCGTTTACGTATTAGCAATAGTATGTTTTGTAGTATTTGCTGCAACTATGGCAAAAGATATGTCTGCCGGAATGTAA
- a CDS encoding DUF3276 family protein, protein MGDFDNREREEVFSKKVRAGKRTYFFDVKATRSNDYYVTITESKKRLEDGVFIKHKIFLYKEDFEKFAEGLKDTVDYIRANQDVVEKRYEYNENPEVAKASADEDFSFEI, encoded by the coding sequence ATGGGAGATTTTGACAATAGAGAACGTGAAGAGGTATTTTCTAAAAAGGTGAGAGCCGGGAAAAGAACGTATTTTTTTGATGTAAAAGCAACCCGCTCAAACGACTATTATGTTACAATTACAGAGAGCAAAAAGCGTTTGGAAGACGGCGTTTTTATTAAACACAAGATTTTTTTATACAAAGAAGATTTTGAAAAATTTGCCGAAGGTTTGAAAGATACTGTTGACTACATCAGGGCTAACCAGGATGTAGTGGAAAAGCGCTATGAATATAATGAAAATCCTGAAGTTGCCAAAGCTTCTGCCGATGAGGATTTTTCGTTTGAGATTTAA
- a CDS encoding ABC transporter ATP-binding protein, giving the protein MKDLAYLNKFFYKYRWRLIPGVLFVIISNIFGVLPAQVIRVAFDLVTENIGAYHLFAGFNRQGMIYDIFGSSLMLFGVLVLVLALLRGLFLFFMRQTIILMSRHIEYDLKNEIYSHYQRLSLAFYRRHNTGDLMNRVTEDVSRVRMYLGPGIMYTINTVVLFVMVIYAMLTVNVRLAVWSVLPLPVLAGIIYYVNNVINYRSEQIQERLSGLSSFVQENFSGIRVIKSYVREAFVREKFAAESENYKMHSMALAKVQAMFYPIMLLLVGLSNVITMYVGGVEVMKGNITSGNIAEFIVYLNMLNFPVIALGWVTSLVQRAAASQKRINEFLHQQPEIISSKAPVHAIKGALEFDNVSFTYPDTGIRALKNVSFKVDPGQMVAIIGRTGSGKSTIANLVMRMYDTTGGQVLADNIPLQQLNLEGYRSQIGFVPQEVFLFSDTIANNIAFSADVLDLPVVEQAARDAAVYNNIMELEHGFTTLIGERGVTLSGGQKQRVSIARAIFKHPQVLIFDDCLSAVDTRTEEEILNNLGRVMQGKTSIIIAHRISTIKNADKILVMDNGEIVEHGNHEYLMQLKGTYFELYEKQLLEEEQNA; this is encoded by the coding sequence ATGAAAGACCTCGCATACCTCAATAAGTTTTTTTACAAATACCGCTGGCGGCTAATCCCGGGAGTGTTGTTTGTAATTATATCCAATATTTTTGGTGTACTGCCGGCCCAGGTTATCCGCGTAGCCTTCGACCTGGTTACCGAGAACATTGGCGCCTACCATCTTTTTGCCGGCTTTAACCGGCAGGGTATGATCTATGATATTTTTGGCAGCAGCCTGATGCTGTTTGGCGTGCTGGTACTGGTGCTGGCTTTGTTGAGGGGCCTGTTCCTGTTTTTTATGCGCCAAACCATTATCCTGATGTCCAGGCATATCGAGTATGATTTAAAGAACGAAATTTATAGCCATTACCAGCGCCTGTCGCTGGCATTCTACCGGCGCCACAACACCGGCGACCTGATGAACCGCGTTACCGAAGATGTAAGCCGGGTGCGCATGTACCTTGGGCCGGGCATTATGTATACCATCAATACCGTGGTGCTGTTTGTAATGGTAATTTATGCCATGCTTACCGTAAATGTGCGGCTGGCAGTATGGTCGGTATTGCCGCTGCCTGTATTAGCGGGCATCATTTACTATGTGAATAATGTAATTAACTACCGGAGCGAACAGATCCAGGAACGGCTGTCGGGATTGTCGAGTTTTGTGCAGGAAAATTTTTCTGGCATCAGGGTAATCAAATCCTATGTCAGGGAAGCCTTTGTACGGGAGAAATTTGCAGCCGAAAGTGAAAATTATAAAATGCATTCGATGGCCCTTGCCAAAGTGCAGGCAATGTTTTACCCCATTATGTTGTTGCTGGTTGGCCTGAGTAACGTAATTACCATGTATGTGGGTGGGGTAGAGGTAATGAAGGGCAATATTACATCGGGCAATATTGCCGAGTTTATTGTATACCTGAATATGCTCAATTTTCCGGTGATTGCCCTGGGTTGGGTAACTTCGCTGGTGCAGCGGGCGGCTGCCTCGCAAAAACGGATCAATGAGTTTTTGCATCAGCAGCCCGAAATCATTTCGTCAAAGGCGCCAGTACATGCTATTAAAGGGGCGCTTGAATTTGATAATGTATCGTTCACTTATCCTGATACCGGCATCCGGGCTTTAAAAAACGTTTCATTTAAGGTTGATCCGGGGCAAATGGTTGCCATTATTGGGCGCACAGGCTCGGGCAAATCAACCATTGCCAACCTGGTTATGCGCATGTATGATACTACCGGCGGACAGGTTTTGGCAGATAATATTCCCCTGCAACAACTTAACCTGGAAGGGTATCGGTCGCAAATTGGCTTTGTGCCGCAGGAGGTTTTCCTGTTTAGCGATACGATTGCCAACAATATCGCTTTCAGCGCCGATGTGCTTGATTTGCCGGTGGTAGAACAGGCCGCCCGGGATGCAGCTGTTTACAATAACATTATGGAGCTGGAGCACGGCTTTACCACCTTAATTGGCGAGCGCGGCGTAACCCTGTCGGGCGGGCAAAAACAACGAGTATCTATTGCCAGGGCCATTTTTAAGCACCCCCAGGTGTTGATATTTGATGATTGCCTTTCGGCTGTTGATACCCGTACCGAAGAGGAAATATTGAATAACCTTGGCCGTGTTATGCAGGGTAAAACCAGCATCATTATAGCGCACCGCATATCAACCATAAAAAATGCCGATAAGATACTGGTGATGGATAATGGCGAAATTGTTGAACATGGTAACCACGAATACCTGATGCAGCTTAAAGGAACCTATTTTGAACTGTATGAAAAGCAGCTGTTAGAAGAAGAGCAGAACGCCTAA